The following coding sequences are from one Lysinibacillus sp. FSL W8-0992 window:
- a CDS encoding ABC transporter ATP-binding protein has product MVIQTKNIGIEISGKKIFSNMSLNINRNEMIAITGPSGSGKTTLLNCLGLIQSVSNGEIMIENQKASNWNEKEKTNFWKKSAAFIYQDYGIIEDENVSYNVTLNKRQAKSKFVEEILQTVGLEGRGQEMAAVLSGGEKQRLGVARAIFKKATIIYADEPTASLDKNNREIIINLLRKCSQNGASVIIATHDERLVTVCDRRIDLV; this is encoded by the coding sequence ATGGTAATTCAAACAAAAAATATTGGCATTGAAATTAGTGGGAAAAAGATTTTTTCTAATATGTCACTTAACATTAATCGTAACGAAATGATTGCCATTACGGGTCCATCTGGTAGTGGCAAAACAACCCTTTTAAATTGCCTAGGTCTTATTCAATCAGTAAGCAATGGAGAAATTATGATAGAAAATCAAAAAGCTAGCAACTGGAATGAAAAAGAAAAAACGAATTTTTGGAAAAAAAGTGCGGCATTTATTTATCAAGACTATGGCATCATTGAAGATGAAAACGTCAGTTATAACGTGACATTAAATAAGCGGCAAGCAAAGTCAAAGTTTGTTGAAGAAATCCTACAGACCGTTGGACTTGAAGGAAGAGGTCAAGAAATGGCGGCTGTTTTATCAGGGGGGGAAAAACAGCGTCTTGGTGTTGCACGGGCAATATTTAAGAAGGCAACAATTATATATGCGGATGAACCAACTGCATCCCTTGATAAAAATAATAGAGAGATTATTATTAATTTATTAAGAAAATGCAGTCAAAACGGTGCGAGTGTGATTATTGCAACGCACGATGAAAGACTTGTAACTGTCTGCGATAGACGCATTGATTTAGTTTAA
- a CDS encoding YwbE family protein has product MNGQNRKDIHPGLEVNIILKKDQRTGVKTKGIVKDILTNSSHHPHGIKVRLTDGQIGRVCDILQK; this is encoded by the coding sequence ATGAACGGTCAAAACAGAAAAGATATTCACCCAGGGCTTGAAGTCAATATTATTCTCAAAAAAGATCAGCGAACAGGCGTTAAAACGAAAGGGATTGTGAAAGATATTTTAACCAATTCCTCACACCATCCACATGGCATTAAGGTTCGTTTAACGGATGGCCAAATAGGTAGAGTATGTGATATTTTACAAAAGTAA
- a CDS encoding DUF2164 domain-containing protein — MFIRLTKEQQEQIIADIQRFFYNQRDEDISDFEAERVFDFVKENIAPYIYNAAISDAKYVVDSQLSAIEDELVALERPIKLK, encoded by the coding sequence ATGTTTATCCGTTTAACAAAGGAACAACAAGAGCAAATCATCGCCGATATACAACGCTTTTTCTATAATCAACGAGATGAGGATATTTCCGATTTTGAAGCGGAAAGAGTATTTGATTTTGTGAAAGAAAATATTGCTCCATATATTTATAATGCAGCGATTTCAGATGCAAAATATGTAGTGGATAGTCAGTTATCTGCTATTGAGGATGAGCTAGTAGCTCTAGAACGTCCAATAAAATTAAAATGA
- a CDS encoding PhzF family phenazine biosynthesis isomerase — protein MKTITVQHYDAFSHIPNKGNPAGVVVEGNQYSEHEMQEIAKMVGFNETAFAMTSEKADIRIRYFTPGHEVDLCGHATMATIYALQTQGLLANKTTITIETKAGILPIRLEEKDEKLYITMQHAAPQFEAFNGSRAALAESIGIDEDELHSDLPIVYGSTGLWTLLIPVQKLSSFKKMNPQTAKFPSILNEMPTASLHPFCLEALDETANMHARHFSSPYSGTIQDIVTGTASGVMGAYYAKYVDSNVAYPKTLIVEQGQELDRDGRVYVHVNEVDNNLDISITGTAVYVTELKVQI, from the coding sequence ATGAAAACAATAACTGTTCAACATTATGATGCATTTAGTCACATACCAAATAAGGGGAATCCTGCTGGAGTTGTAGTGGAAGGAAATCAATACAGTGAGCATGAGATGCAAGAAATTGCGAAAATGGTTGGCTTTAATGAAACAGCCTTTGCTATGACGTCTGAAAAAGCTGATATACGCATTCGTTATTTTACACCAGGGCATGAAGTCGATTTATGTGGTCATGCTACAATGGCAACCATTTATGCACTACAAACACAAGGCTTATTAGCGAACAAAACGACTATTACGATTGAAACAAAGGCCGGAATATTACCAATTCGTCTAGAAGAAAAAGATGAAAAGCTATACATAACAATGCAGCATGCTGCACCACAGTTTGAAGCATTTAATGGCTCTAGAGCTGCGCTTGCTGAGTCAATAGGCATTGACGAGGATGAATTACATTCAGATTTACCAATTGTCTATGGTAGCACAGGATTGTGGACCTTACTAATACCTGTCCAAAAATTAAGCTCTTTCAAAAAGATGAATCCACAAACCGCTAAATTTCCGTCTATCTTAAATGAAATGCCAACAGCTTCCTTGCATCCATTTTGTTTAGAGGCATTAGATGAAACGGCAAATATGCATGCAAGACATTTTTCTTCACCATACTCCGGCACAATTCAAGATATAGTAACGGGAACGGCTTCAGGTGTGATGGGGGCATATTATGCGAAGTATGTTGATAGTAATGTAGCATACCCGAAAACACTTATTGTTGAACAAGGACAAGAGCTTGATCGAGATGGTCGTGTTTATGTCCATGTGAACGAAGTGGACAACAACTTGGATATTTCAATCACTGGAACGGCTGTCTATGTCACGGAATTGAAAGTGCAAATATAA
- a CDS encoding tubby C-terminal domain-like protein: protein MATFTLTYPKAFDRLSKLPILNSQNETVCILQKVERSNIGKVLNAASLVTSQQPLPHRYETRTTHGEPLFQVRSTLLTKGVSHEIIMPDGSIIPIQRKTVQLLESSYSFTMDGLVFRFEKDFTSTAYLYCNDEKIASANFVENGIVREGIIYKLFHSEDTLFVALLASLFQSLFAIGN from the coding sequence ATGGCAACATTTACACTTACATATCCAAAAGCATTTGATAGACTTTCAAAATTACCAATCCTAAACAGTCAAAATGAAACAGTTTGCATACTCCAAAAAGTTGAGCGCTCAAATATCGGAAAAGTACTTAATGCAGCCTCTCTAGTAACATCACAGCAACCGTTACCGCACCGTTATGAAACACGGACAACGCATGGAGAACCCCTTTTTCAAGTGCGTTCTACGCTGCTCACAAAAGGTGTCAGTCATGAAATTATCATGCCTGATGGGAGTATCATACCTATTCAAAGAAAAACTGTTCAATTATTAGAATCTTCCTATTCCTTTACGATGGATGGTCTTGTCTTTCGCTTTGAGAAAGATTTCACATCGACTGCTTATTTATATTGTAATGATGAAAAAATTGCGAGTGCAAACTTCGTAGAAAATGGGATAGTACGGGAAGGCATCATTTATAAGCTATTCCATTCGGAAGATACTTTATTTGTTGCTTTACTAGCCTCATTGTTTCAATCTCTATTTGCAATAGGTAACTAA
- a CDS encoding NADPH-dependent FMN reductase has translation MLKIGIILGSTREGRVSPQVGQWVKELAEKRRDAEYEIIDIADFKLPLLGEPGGDASGAAAWSQRVAACDGFVFIVQEYNHSISGALKNALDYLREEWNNKAAGIVSYGSVGGARAAEHLRGILGELSVADVRVHPALSLFTDFENGNVFKPKDVQADSVNQMLDQVIPWATALKTIR, from the coding sequence ATGTTGAAAATTGGGATTATTTTAGGTAGTACACGTGAAGGACGTGTAAGTCCGCAAGTTGGTCAGTGGGTAAAGGAATTAGCAGAAAAACGCCGTGATGCAGAATATGAAATTATTGATATTGCCGACTTCAAACTACCTCTTTTAGGAGAACCAGGTGGCGATGCTTCTGGAGCAGCAGCATGGTCTCAAAGAGTAGCTGCATGTGATGGGTTTGTTTTTATTGTTCAAGAATACAATCATTCTATTTCAGGAGCGCTTAAAAATGCTCTAGATTATTTACGTGAAGAGTGGAATAATAAAGCAGCTGGTATCGTGTCATACGGTTCAGTAGGTGGTGCACGTGCGGCCGAACATTTACGTGGTATTCTTGGAGAATTATCAGTAGCAGATGTTCGTGTACACCCTGCGTTGTCGTTATTTACTGATTTTGAAAATGGCAATGTGTTTAAACCAAAAGATGTGCAAGCTGATTCAGTAAACCAAATGTTAGATCAAGTCATTCCATGGGCAACAGCCTTAAAAACAATTCGCTAG